One region of Anticarsia gemmatalis isolate Benzon Research Colony breed Stoneville strain chromosome 2, ilAntGemm2 primary, whole genome shotgun sequence genomic DNA includes:
- the LOC142984663 gene encoding uncharacterized protein LOC142984663 has translation MENSINENEIHQSFRSPPRRRRSTFFERRDSIVPHTMSENVNPNKKETEVTERQTQDMTRYYQKLLAEKEMWKKEVNERRNKYHDLRQQYQMAAKASSRSRMSYSALSNEDIEFLKAKPNISKLVDSQQKLHKSVLETREIYRRASELDNIILTHSEDMVNMVTDYILENSTVEPVE, from the exons ATGGAGAATTCAATAAACGAAAACGAAATACATCAGTCTTTTCGGTCTCCACCGAGGAGGAGACGCTCAACTTTTTTTGAGCGTAGAGATTCCATAG TCCCACATACCATGTCTGAAAATGTTAACCCTAATAAGAAAGAGACTGAAGTAACGGAAAGACAAACTCAAGATATGACCAG GTATTATCAAAAACTCTTGGCTGAAAAGGAAATGTGGAAAAAGGAGGTAAATGAGAGGCGAAACAAGTATCACGATCTTAGACA GCAATACCAGATGGCAGCAAAAGCATCCAGCAGATCTAGAATGTCATACTCTGCTCTATCAAATGAAGATATTGAATTTCTTAAAGCAAAACCAAACATTTCAAAACTTGTTGACTCTCAACAGAAACTGCATAAGAGTGTTTTGGAGACTAGAGAAATCTACAGAAGAGCGAGCGAGCTTGACAACATAATATTGACACACAGTGAAGATATGGTCAACATGGTCACAGATTACATCTTAGAAAACAGTACTGTGGAACCAGTGGAATGA